A genomic stretch from Angustibacter sp. Root456 includes:
- the map gene encoding type I methionyl aminopeptidase: MIEILDAEQLAQAEVTGRLVGDILQTLRERCAVGTNLLDVDRWAKELILGAGATSCYVDYAPSFGRGPFGHYICTSVNDAVLHGRPHDAQLADGDLLSLDLAVTLGGVAADAAISFVVGEARPPRSLAMIDATERALAAGIAVAGPGARVGDISHAIGEVLTAAGYAVNLQFGGHGIGSTMHQDPHVANAGRRGRGYRLRPGLLLALEPWVMADTAELVTDSDGWTLRSATGCRTAHTEHTIAITDDGARVLTRPGRCTADG; the protein is encoded by the coding sequence GTGATCGAGATCCTGGACGCCGAGCAGCTGGCTCAGGCCGAGGTGACCGGCCGGCTGGTCGGTGACATCCTGCAGACGCTGCGCGAGCGGTGCGCCGTCGGGACGAACCTGCTGGACGTCGACCGCTGGGCCAAGGAGCTGATCCTCGGGGCGGGTGCGACGTCCTGCTACGTCGACTACGCGCCGTCGTTCGGGCGCGGGCCGTTCGGCCATTACATCTGCACGTCGGTGAACGACGCGGTGCTGCACGGCCGGCCGCACGACGCGCAGCTCGCTGACGGTGACCTGCTCAGCCTCGACCTCGCGGTGACGCTGGGCGGCGTGGCTGCCGACGCGGCCATCAGCTTCGTCGTCGGCGAGGCCCGGCCCCCGCGGAGCCTGGCGATGATCGACGCGACGGAGCGGGCCCTCGCGGCCGGCATCGCCGTGGCCGGCCCGGGCGCCCGCGTGGGTGACATCTCGCACGCCATCGGCGAGGTGCTCACCGCGGCGGGCTATGCCGTGAACCTGCAGTTCGGCGGTCACGGCATCGGCTCGACGATGCACCAGGACCCGCACGTGGCCAACGCCGGACGTCGGGGCCGCGGCTACCGCTTGCGGCCCGGTCTGCTGCTGGCCCTGGAGCCCTGGGTGATGGCCGACACCGCCGAGCTCGTGACCGACTCCGACGGTTGGACGCTGCGCAGCGCCACCGGCTGTCGCACCGCTCACACCGAGCACACGATCGCCATCACCGACGACGGGGCCAGGGTGCTCACCCGTCCCGGCCGCTGCACCGCGGACGGCTGA
- a CDS encoding adenosine deaminase, whose translation MARRPAPVPAPPRATTRLRCVEDVTISEPVARAPKVLLHDHLDGGLRPQTIIEIARETGYDALPETDAAALGVWFRESADSGSLERYLETFAHTVGVMQTRESLVRVASECAQDLAADGVVYAEVRFAPEQHLQGGLSLAEVVEAVLEGFRQGEATAAAAGHRIRVGTLVTAMRQAANHMEIARLAVRYRDLGVVGFDIAGPEAGFPPTRSLDAFEYLRRENAHFTIHAGEAFGLPSIWEAIQWCGADRLGHGVRIVDDLRIGSRPYGSDPEADAAARPEDVSLGRLAAYVRDMRIPLEMCPSSNVQTGAAPSIATHPIGLLARLRFRVTVNTDNRLMSGTSMSREMQLLVDDLGWNLADLRWVTVNAMKSAFIPFDERLALIDDVIKPGYAALLDQA comes from the coding sequence ATGGCCCGTCGCCCGGCTCCGGTGCCTGCGCCGCCCCGGGCGACCACTAGATTGCGGTGCGTGGAAGACGTCACCATCTCCGAGCCCGTGGCCCGCGCACCCAAGGTGCTGCTGCACGACCACCTCGACGGCGGGCTGCGCCCGCAGACCATCATCGAGATCGCGCGCGAGACCGGCTACGACGCGCTTCCGGAGACCGACGCCGCGGCGCTCGGCGTGTGGTTCCGCGAGTCGGCCGACTCAGGTTCGCTGGAGCGCTACCTGGAGACCTTCGCGCACACGGTGGGCGTGATGCAGACTCGCGAGTCGCTCGTGCGCGTCGCGAGCGAGTGCGCCCAGGACCTCGCCGCCGACGGCGTGGTGTACGCCGAGGTGCGTTTCGCCCCCGAGCAGCACCTGCAGGGCGGGCTGTCGCTCGCCGAGGTGGTCGAGGCGGTGCTGGAGGGCTTTCGCCAGGGTGAGGCGACCGCAGCCGCCGCCGGGCACCGGATCCGCGTCGGCACGCTGGTGACCGCCATGCGCCAGGCGGCCAACCACATGGAGATCGCGCGCCTCGCCGTCCGCTACCGCGACCTGGGCGTCGTCGGCTTCGACATCGCCGGACCCGAGGCGGGCTTCCCGCCCACCCGCTCGCTCGACGCGTTCGAGTACCTGCGCCGGGAGAACGCGCACTTCACGATCCACGCCGGCGAGGCGTTCGGCCTCCCGAGCATCTGGGAGGCGATCCAGTGGTGCGGCGCCGACCGTCTGGGGCACGGCGTGCGCATCGTCGACGACCTGCGGATCGGCTCGCGCCCGTACGGCTCGGACCCCGAAGCGGACGCCGCCGCGCGCCCCGAGGACGTCAGCCTGGGCCGGCTCGCGGCGTACGTGCGCGACATGCGCATCCCGCTCGAGATGTGCCCGTCGTCCAACGTCCAGACCGGTGCCGCGCCATCCATCGCGACGCACCCGATCGGCCTGCTCGCCCGGCTGCGCTTTCGCGTCACCGTCAACACCGACAACCGCCTGATGAGCGGCACCTCGATGTCGCGCGAGATGCAGCTGCTCGTCGATGACCTCGGCTGGAACCTGGCCGACCTGCGGTGGGTGACGGTGAACGCGATGAAGAGCGCGTTCATCCCGTTCGACGAGCGGCTCGCCCTCATCGACGACGTCATCAAGCCGGGCTACGCCGCGCTGCTCGACCAGGCCTGA
- a CDS encoding signal peptidase I has protein sequence MKLRLSWSAVVWSLLAALAISLVCVGLVGWHQGYRLYAVRTGSMTPTYPTGSLLLDAPARPGQPRVGQVITFRTIDGLVTHRVHDITPAGIKTKGDANRTPDPWTLPERNVEGAVVAGVPYGGYLLVFLQQPTGVPSLMVLTLAIVLAWSVFFGESAAPQPARYAAAHARPARLSVAR, from the coding sequence GTGAAGCTGCGCCTGTCTTGGAGCGCCGTCGTCTGGTCGCTGCTGGCCGCGCTCGCCATCTCGCTGGTGTGCGTCGGGCTCGTGGGGTGGCACCAGGGCTACCGGCTCTACGCCGTGCGCACCGGCTCGATGACCCCGACGTACCCCACCGGCTCGCTGCTCCTCGACGCACCGGCCCGACCCGGCCAGCCGCGAGTGGGCCAGGTGATCACCTTCCGGACGATCGACGGCCTCGTCACCCACCGCGTCCACGACATCACCCCTGCCGGCATCAAGACCAAGGGCGACGCGAACCGGACCCCGGACCCCTGGACCCTCCCGGAGCGCAACGTCGAAGGTGCCGTCGTCGCCGGCGTGCCGTACGGCGGCTACCTGCTCGTCTTCCTCCAGCAGCCCACGGGCGTGCCGTCGCTGATGGTGCTGACGCTCGCCATCGTGCTCGCGTGGAGCGTCTTCTTCGGGGAGTCGGCGGCGCCCCAGCCCGCTCGCTACGCCGCCGCCCACGCTCGACCTGCGCGACTGTCGGTGGCCCGCTAG
- a CDS encoding ZIP family metal transporter, whose amino-acid sequence MLLAAWWGFVGGAALLLGALLGIYLRASNRVIGIIMAFGAGVLISALAFELTSEAYNQSGGVAVVLGLVGGSVVFFVGDWIIDRHGGHRRKSPNGPQEGAGPTTLVLGALLDGIPESAAIGVSLIGGGHVGIPVVAAVFLSNVPESLSASSGMHKAGRSTRYILGLWLAVLAASTIAAALGYGVLSGASGDVIAVIEAFAAGAILTMLADTMMPEAMEHAGALVGLVTVAGFACAFLLSMA is encoded by the coding sequence GTGCTTCTCGCAGCCTGGTGGGGATTCGTCGGTGGTGCAGCGCTCCTGCTGGGGGCGCTGCTCGGTATCTACCTGCGTGCGTCGAACCGCGTCATCGGCATCATCATGGCCTTCGGCGCAGGTGTCCTCATCAGCGCGTTGGCCTTCGAGCTGACCAGCGAGGCGTACAACCAGTCCGGCGGAGTGGCGGTCGTCCTCGGCCTCGTGGGTGGCTCGGTGGTGTTCTTCGTCGGTGACTGGATCATCGACCGGCACGGTGGTCACCGGCGCAAGAGCCCCAATGGTCCCCAGGAGGGAGCAGGGCCGACGACGCTGGTGCTCGGCGCGCTGCTCGACGGCATCCCCGAGTCGGCCGCCATCGGCGTCAGCCTCATCGGGGGCGGCCACGTCGGCATCCCGGTGGTGGCCGCGGTGTTCCTGTCGAACGTGCCCGAGTCGCTGTCGGCGTCCAGCGGCATGCACAAGGCGGGGCGCTCGACCCGCTACATCCTCGGGCTCTGGCTGGCTGTGCTGGCCGCCTCGACGATCGCGGCGGCCCTCGGTTACGGCGTCCTGAGCGGGGCGTCGGGCGACGTCATCGCGGTGATCGAGGCCTTCGCGGCCGGGGCCATCCTCACGATGCTGGCCGACACGATGATGCCCGAGGCGATGGAGCACGCCGGTGCCCTCGTGGGGCTGGTCACGGTGGCCGGGTTCGCTTGCGCCTTCCTGCTCTCGATGGCGTGA
- a CDS encoding TetR family transcriptional regulator, with amino-acid sequence MSGPVKPRPYRSLKRQAQAAATRTAVLQAARALFSDRGYAATTVAAVAQRAGVVVDTVYTAVGRKPQLLIALVDEALAGRARATPAAELTTAEERDYVRAIHEAPTASAKLATYAAALARLQADVVPLVAALRQAAASDESALQAWQGLGQRRADNMLRLAAELRATGELRDDLDDRQVADVLWTTNAPEYLELLAARGLDDAGIERLLRDLWIRVLLR; translated from the coding sequence GTGTCTGGCCCGGTCAAGCCCCGCCCGTACCGCTCCCTGAAGCGGCAGGCTCAGGCGGCCGCGACGCGGACGGCGGTGCTGCAGGCGGCCAGAGCGCTGTTCAGCGACCGCGGGTACGCGGCGACGACGGTCGCCGCCGTCGCCCAGCGCGCCGGGGTCGTCGTCGACACCGTCTACACGGCGGTGGGGCGCAAGCCGCAGCTGCTCATCGCGCTCGTCGACGAAGCGCTCGCGGGGCGGGCCCGCGCGACCCCCGCGGCGGAGCTGACGACAGCGGAGGAACGCGACTACGTCCGGGCCATCCACGAGGCGCCCACGGCAAGTGCCAAGCTCGCCACCTACGCCGCGGCGTTGGCGCGCCTGCAGGCGGACGTCGTCCCGCTGGTCGCCGCCCTCCGACAGGCGGCGGCGTCCGACGAGTCGGCGCTGCAGGCGTGGCAGGGGCTGGGGCAGCGACGGGCGGACAACATGCTGCGGCTCGCCGCCGAGCTGCGCGCCACTGGGGAGCTGCGCGACGACCTGGACGACCGCCAGGTGGCTGACGTCTTGTGGACGACCAACGCCCCCGAGTACCTCGAGCTGCTCGCCGCCCGGGGGCTGGACGATGCCGGCATCGAGCGACTGCTGCGTGACCTCTGGATCCGCGTGCTGCTGCGATGA
- a CDS encoding DUF1684 domain-containing protein encodes MAPQGHVNRLDARSAWERWCESRDSAVRSGWGPLALTGTHWFDDALELDGLPGRWQVVDGSVTLTASAGDGLVVDDQPLDGTVRVHSDMEAVGTSVTAGDARLLLIDREGAFAVRVYDPNSPALQAFQGIEQFPFDERWVHEATFTPYDVDRVVRIPHVDGVERGYPIGGEIAFALDGGAVRLAVEVEPETGQMQAVLSDATSGVSTYRFRFLDLDTPDGDGRVVADLNRLRLPPCAFSDHFVCPFPPPSNQLELALEAGEKQPLGVAHH; translated from the coding sequence ATGGCACCCCAAGGGCACGTGAACCGCCTCGACGCGCGCTCCGCGTGGGAGCGCTGGTGCGAGAGCCGCGACAGCGCCGTCCGCTCGGGGTGGGGGCCGTTGGCGCTCACCGGAACGCACTGGTTCGACGACGCGCTCGAGCTCGACGGCCTACCGGGACGGTGGCAGGTCGTCGACGGTTCCGTGACGCTCACGGCCAGTGCCGGTGACGGCCTGGTCGTCGACGACCAGCCGCTCGACGGCACCGTGCGGGTGCACAGTGACATGGAGGCGGTCGGCACCAGCGTGACCGCAGGGGACGCGCGCCTGCTGCTGATCGACCGCGAGGGCGCCTTCGCCGTCCGCGTGTACGACCCGAACTCCCCTGCGCTGCAGGCGTTCCAGGGGATCGAGCAGTTCCCGTTCGACGAGCGGTGGGTGCACGAGGCGACGTTCACGCCGTACGACGTCGACCGGGTGGTGCGGATCCCGCACGTCGACGGCGTCGAGCGGGGCTACCCGATCGGCGGCGAGATCGCGTTCGCGCTCGACGGCGGCGCGGTGCGGCTCGCGGTCGAGGTCGAGCCCGAGACCGGCCAGATGCAAGCGGTGCTGTCCGACGCCACGAGCGGTGTCAGCACCTACCGCTTCCGCTTCCTCGACCTCGACACCCCGGACGGCGACGGCCGGGTGGTCGCCGACCTCAACCGCCTGCGCCTGCCTCCGTGCGCGTTCAGCGACCACTTCGTCTGCCCGTTCCCGCCGCCGAGCAACCAGCTCGAGCTGGCCCTCGAGGCCGGCGAGAAGCAGCCGCTCGGCGTCGCCCACCACTGA
- a CDS encoding YciI family protein has translation MQYLLSVIHDGTDLATDDEMAAIDVFNERLQAGSHWVFAGGLGGPDTATVIDNRGGETVISDGPFVESKEFLAGFWIIAADDLDVALRLAKEGSRACNRKVEVRPFL, from the coding sequence ATGCAGTACCTGCTTTCCGTGATCCACGACGGCACTGACCTCGCCACCGACGACGAGATGGCCGCGATCGACGTCTTCAACGAGCGGCTTCAGGCCGGCAGCCACTGGGTCTTCGCGGGTGGCCTCGGGGGGCCTGACACCGCCACGGTGATCGACAACCGGGGCGGCGAGACGGTGATCAGCGACGGGCCGTTCGTGGAGTCCAAGGAGTTCCTCGCGGGCTTCTGGATCATCGCGGCCGACGACCTCGACGTCGCGCTGCGCCTTGCGAAGGAAGGGTCGAGGGCCTGCAACCGCAAGGTCGAGGTGCGCCCGTTCCTGTGA
- a CDS encoding DUF664 domain-containing protein, with protein MTTWSTPERPEPPTKPRDERSALEDRLEFQRTTLPMKCGGLTPEQLVDRSVAPSSMSRLGLVAGH; from the coding sequence ATGACCACGTGGAGCACGCCCGAGCGACCTGAACCGCCCACCAAGCCGCGGGACGAGCGGTCGGCACTCGAAGACCGTCTTGAGTTCCAGCGCACGACGTTGCCGATGAAGTGCGGCGGGCTGACGCCCGAGCAGCTGGTGGACCGGTCGGTGGCCCCGTCATCGATGTCGCGTCTCGGCCTGGTGGCGGGTCATTGA
- a CDS encoding RNA polymerase sigma factor, protein MTDVDAAQVVARAHREEWPRVVGALARRFGDLDVAEDAAAEAFATAVERWPADGVPPNPGAWLTTTATRKAIDRLRRENKRDDKQRQAWLMADDSPHQPLGAVDDDRLRLMFTCAHPALAMQARVALTLRLVGGLTVAEIARAFLAQEPTVGQRITRAKAKIKAARIPYRVPSADDLPARVSGVLAVLFLIFNEGYLATSADTTPVRRELTAEAIRLTRLLRALLPHDGEVAGLLALMLLIEARREARVSARGELVTLDQQDRAAWDAALIAEGHRLVRERLASGEAPGRYQLLAAINAVHTSARDIRDTDWSQVVALYDQLVRLDASPVVALNRAVAVAELDGPQVALAAVDQLDGALAGYHAYHVTRADLLRRLGRSGQARAAYDRAIELAGNTAETAYLTRRRDELP, encoded by the coding sequence GTGACGGACGTCGACGCCGCGCAGGTCGTCGCCCGGGCCCATCGTGAGGAGTGGCCCCGGGTGGTGGGCGCGCTGGCGCGCCGCTTCGGTGACCTCGACGTCGCCGAGGACGCCGCAGCCGAAGCCTTCGCGACCGCGGTCGAGCGCTGGCCGGCCGACGGCGTGCCACCCAACCCCGGGGCGTGGCTCACCACGACCGCGACGCGCAAGGCCATCGACCGGCTGCGCCGTGAGAACAAGCGGGACGACAAGCAGAGGCAGGCGTGGCTCATGGCTGACGACTCACCGCATCAGCCCCTCGGCGCCGTGGACGACGATCGGCTGCGGCTGATGTTCACCTGCGCGCACCCGGCGCTCGCGATGCAGGCTCGCGTGGCGCTCACGCTGCGCCTGGTGGGCGGCCTCACGGTCGCCGAGATCGCGCGGGCATTCCTCGCGCAGGAGCCCACGGTGGGACAGCGCATCACGCGGGCGAAGGCGAAGATCAAGGCCGCGCGCATCCCGTACCGCGTGCCGTCGGCGGACGACCTGCCGGCGCGCGTGTCCGGCGTCCTCGCGGTGCTGTTCCTCATCTTCAACGAGGGCTACCTCGCCACGAGCGCCGACACCACCCCGGTGCGCCGGGAGCTCACCGCCGAGGCGATCCGCCTCACGCGACTGCTGCGCGCCCTCCTGCCGCACGACGGCGAGGTGGCCGGGTTGTTGGCGCTGATGCTGCTCATCGAGGCGCGTCGCGAGGCCCGGGTGTCGGCGCGCGGTGAGCTGGTCACGCTCGACCAGCAGGACCGCGCCGCCTGGGACGCCGCGCTCATCGCCGAGGGTCACCGCCTGGTGCGCGAGCGGCTGGCGAGCGGTGAGGCGCCGGGGCGCTACCAGCTGCTGGCCGCGATCAACGCCGTGCACACCTCGGCGCGCGACATCCGCGACACCGACTGGTCGCAGGTCGTGGCGCTGTACGACCAGCTCGTGCGCCTCGACGCCTCGCCCGTCGTCGCGCTCAACCGCGCGGTGGCCGTCGCCGAGCTCGACGGCCCGCAGGTGGCCCTGGCTGCTGTCGACCAGCTGGACGGCGCGCTCGCCGGCTACCACGCGTACCACGTCACGCGGGCCGACCTGCTGCGGCGCTTGGGGCGCAGCGGGCAGGCCCGGGCGGCGTACGACCGCGCCATCGAGCTCGCGGGAAACACCGCCGAGACCGCCTACCTCACGCGGCGTCGCGACGAGCTGCCCTGA
- a CDS encoding response regulator → MVAARVAVVDDHRFLAQSLAIALQDAGYDAVLVDPHDDVVLRVGQWAPRVVLLDLSLEGARDGDDLLPELVADGHTVVVLTAEADRARWGRCLLAGAVGVLAKSSPLEDVVAGVRAAAEGQPVVSEVDRTEWLRAADHHRHESETVLAPFRRLTPREEAVLAALVEGEPAGAIAARTTVSEATVRSHIKSVLSKLGVGSQLQAVAQARRAGWRGRER, encoded by the coding sequence GTGGTCGCAGCTCGGGTGGCAGTGGTCGACGACCACCGGTTCCTCGCCCAGTCACTCGCCATCGCGCTGCAGGACGCCGGCTACGACGCCGTGCTGGTCGACCCGCACGACGACGTGGTGCTGCGCGTGGGCCAGTGGGCGCCCCGCGTGGTGCTGCTCGACCTCAGTCTCGAAGGCGCCCGGGACGGCGACGACCTGCTGCCCGAGCTCGTGGCCGACGGCCACACCGTCGTGGTGCTGACCGCCGAGGCGGACCGCGCGCGGTGGGGTCGCTGCCTACTGGCCGGGGCGGTCGGCGTCCTGGCCAAGAGCTCACCGCTCGAGGACGTCGTCGCCGGCGTCCGCGCTGCAGCTGAAGGACAGCCGGTGGTGAGCGAGGTCGACCGCACCGAGTGGTTGCGGGCGGCCGACCATCACCGGCACGAGTCCGAGACGGTGCTCGCACCCTTCCGGCGCCTGACGCCTCGCGAGGAGGCGGTGCTGGCCGCGCTGGTCGAGGGCGAGCCGGCGGGTGCGATCGCCGCCCGGACGACGGTGTCGGAGGCCACGGTGCGCTCGCACATCAAGTCGGTGCTGAGCAAGCTCGGCGTGGGCTCGCAGCTGCAGGCGGTAGCTCAGGCGCGTCGCGCGGGGTGGCGCGGCCGCGAGCGGTGA
- a CDS encoding sensor histidine kinase, which produces MAQEPGDARVRYRGHDRRAVARTVEVPHRLLTGSAAAFALAFLLAAAVQHSAPLYGEQLWTLALALWSTVSFGAGVALLVAWRVGGWAAPGRVGTGLLAAAVLVSVVPRLSSAVGEPVSTVRPLVLAAILLAGGVVSARALDGAIVDTTLQPLHELVRLIVIAVVGVLASQLALQGGLVGHLTVARLVPAAVAAGVALRVLLLTRRASSPLVRPLVGFWLLLSAAFTLHAAPGVVAQAAAVACAAAAAALVAQLAAGFLKAALTAHTLRSLRTLAVLAERSDAVQRERERRHDALNALAAIRSASDVLAANAEALDDATRAELVSATRAELDRVERMLAAGRETATDDLRLDDALGPVLLTWRQRGLVVDARLDGGVVRADRDAVCRVVDNLLQNAVRHAPGTRVRMRVVSARGTVHLEVSNDGPALPLQRGSSAGQGVGLASSRRLAREAGGELTVLAPSGRGFTVTLSLPAPTSTGSVERQAG; this is translated from the coding sequence ATGGCACAAGAGCCGGGCGACGCGCGGGTGCGGTACCGCGGTCACGACCGCCGAGCCGTCGCACGCACCGTGGAGGTGCCCCACCGGTTGCTCACTGGTAGCGCCGCGGCCTTCGCCCTCGCCTTCCTGCTCGCGGCCGCCGTGCAGCACTCGGCTCCGCTCTACGGCGAGCAGCTGTGGACGCTGGCGCTGGCGCTGTGGTCGACCGTGTCGTTCGGTGCGGGGGTAGCCCTGCTCGTGGCGTGGCGCGTGGGCGGCTGGGCGGCGCCCGGCCGCGTCGGGACGGGCCTGCTGGCTGCGGCCGTGCTGGTCTCGGTGGTCCCTCGCCTGAGCAGCGCCGTCGGTGAGCCGGTCTCGACCGTGCGCCCGCTCGTGCTCGCCGCCATCCTGCTCGCGGGAGGTGTCGTGTCGGCGCGGGCCCTCGACGGCGCGATCGTCGACACCACGCTGCAGCCCCTGCACGAGCTCGTCCGGCTCATCGTGATCGCCGTGGTCGGCGTGCTCGCGAGCCAGCTGGCCCTGCAGGGCGGGCTGGTGGGCCACCTCACCGTCGCCCGGCTCGTGCCCGCCGCGGTCGCGGCGGGCGTCGCACTGCGGGTGCTGCTGCTCACGCGCCGGGCGTCGAGCCCGCTGGTGCGGCCGCTGGTGGGGTTCTGGCTGCTGCTCAGCGCGGCGTTCACGCTGCACGCCGCGCCGGGGGTGGTCGCGCAGGCTGCTGCCGTGGCCTGCGCTGCTGCGGCGGCCGCACTGGTCGCGCAGCTCGCCGCCGGGTTCCTGAAGGCGGCGCTCACCGCCCACACGCTGCGGTCGCTGCGCACGCTCGCGGTGCTCGCCGAGCGCAGCGACGCCGTGCAACGCGAGCGCGAACGCCGCCACGACGCGCTCAACGCGCTCGCCGCGATCCGCTCGGCCAGCGACGTGCTCGCAGCGAACGCCGAGGCCCTGGACGACGCCACGCGGGCCGAGCTGGTGAGCGCCACCCGCGCCGAGCTCGACCGCGTCGAGCGCATGCTCGCGGCCGGTCGCGAGACGGCGACGGACGACCTGAGACTCGACGACGCCCTGGGCCCGGTGCTGCTCACCTGGCGGCAGCGAGGGCTCGTAGTCGACGCCCGGCTCGACGGCGGCGTCGTCCGGGCCGACCGCGACGCCGTCTGCCGGGTCGTCGACAACCTGCTGCAGAACGCCGTGCGCCATGCGCCCGGCACCCGCGTGCGGATGCGCGTGGTCTCTGCTCGCGGCACGGTGCACCTGGAGGTGTCGAACGACGGCCCGGCCCTGCCCCTGCAGCGCGGATCCAGCGCAGGCCAGGGCGTGGGGCTGGCGTCGTCGCGCCGGCTGGCGCGGGAGGCCGGGGGCGAGCTGACGGTGCTGGCGCCGTCCGGGCGCGGCTTCACCGTGACCCTCAGCCTGCCAGCCCCGACGTCGACGGGGTCCGTCGAGCGGCAGGCGGGCTGA
- a CDS encoding uridine kinase, producing MPDLPLTTRVVVLAGPSGSGKSHLAGRLQLPVLRFDDFYRDGDDPDLPRAFGIVDWDDPASWDRDAAVDAAVTLCRTGSVDVPRYDIPTSRAVGHYVVEAARSPLVIAEGIFAAETIPLLAAAGVLADAIALTHRPPVTFTRRLLRDLKESRKPPLTLLRRGWGLMRAEPAIVARQVRLGASACSPAAAERRIRALLHT from the coding sequence GTGCCCGACCTCCCCCTCACCACGCGCGTGGTGGTGCTCGCCGGCCCGTCGGGCAGCGGCAAGTCGCACCTCGCCGGCCGCCTGCAGCTACCCGTGCTGCGCTTCGACGACTTCTACCGCGACGGCGACGACCCCGACCTGCCCCGTGCCTTCGGCATCGTCGACTGGGACGACCCGGCGTCGTGGGACCGAGACGCGGCGGTGGATGCGGCCGTGACCTTGTGCCGCACCGGCTCGGTGGACGTCCCGCGCTACGACATCCCGACGTCCAGGGCCGTGGGGCACTACGTCGTGGAGGCAGCGCGCTCCCCGCTCGTGATCGCCGAGGGCATCTTCGCCGCCGAGACCATTCCGTTGCTCGCAGCGGCCGGGGTGCTGGCCGACGCCATCGCGCTCACCCACCGACCGCCGGTGACCTTCACGCGGCGGCTGCTGCGCGACCTGAAGGAGTCACGCAAGCCGCCGTTGACGCTGCTGCGCCGCGGCTGGGGCCTCATGCGCGCCGAGCCGGCGATCGTCGCCCGGCAAGTGCGCCTCGGCGCGAGCGCCTGCTCGCCCGCTGCCGCCGAACGCCGGATCCGCGCCCTGCTGCACACCTGA
- a CDS encoding cupin domain-containing protein yields MNSSDRCRRQDTEVSDDRHSHSPPRPRGRDRPGHLGHGLALRAPAHRPRERRRARGLARHPAPGHRDPLHRHTHESEAFYLLEGTMTYRAGDDVHHLEAGSFIYLPKGIPHAFRVTGSTPVRFLGLTTPGALLALYDEVGVPATERRLPGTDGRPPAEEIGRWNEIGPRYGLQVVGPPIPEGA; encoded by the coding sequence ATGAATTCGTCGGACCGGTGCCGTCGACAGGACACGGAGGTGTCCGATGACCGACACAGCCACTCTCCCCCTCGCCCGCGCGGCAGGGACCGGCCCGGCCACCTGGGCCATGGGCTCGCTCTTCGAGCACCTGCTCACCGGCCCCGAGAGCGGCGGCGAGCTCGGGGTCTCGCTCGTCACCCAGCCCCCGGGCACCGCGACCCCCTGCACCGGCACACCCACGAGAGCGAGGCGTTCTACCTGCTCGAGGGCACGATGACCTACCGGGCGGGGGACGACGTCCACCACCTGGAGGCGGGCAGCTTCATCTACCTGCCCAAGGGCATCCCCCACGCCTTCCGCGTCACGGGGTCGACCCCGGTGCGGTTCCTCGGCCTCACGACGCCAGGCGCTCTGCTCGCGCTGTACGACGAGGTGGGCGTGCCGGCGACCGAACGGCGGCTGCCGGGTACCGACGGGCGCCCCCCGGCCGAGGAGATTGGCCGCTGGAACGAGATCGGGCCGCGCTACGGGCTGCAGGTCGTCGGGCCACCGATCCCCGAAGGCGCCTGA